In Actinoplanes sp. NBC_00393, a single genomic region encodes these proteins:
- a CDS encoding MarR family winged helix-turn-helix transcriptional regulator, whose amino-acid sequence MPHEPALTSAIADLMRAGRETSRLSMVFRYAIADRLGITVSDLECLDFLADVGSATAGQVAERTNLTTGAVTSMVRRLQQAGYVTAERDPADRRRLVVTLRPERVAELERPYERFAEHAERLIEGYSVEQIRLLVRHFGRMQAMYLAELNRLRGDGTPG is encoded by the coding sequence ATGCCCCATGAGCCGGCCCTCACGTCCGCGATCGCCGACCTCATGCGCGCCGGCCGGGAGACCTCCCGGCTGTCCATGGTGTTCCGGTACGCCATCGCGGACCGGCTGGGAATCACCGTGAGCGACCTGGAGTGCCTGGACTTCCTGGCGGACGTCGGATCGGCCACCGCGGGACAGGTCGCCGAGCGGACCAACCTCACCACCGGGGCCGTGACCAGCATGGTGCGCCGGCTCCAGCAGGCCGGCTACGTCACCGCCGAACGTGATCCGGCGGACCGGCGACGGCTGGTCGTCACCCTGCGCCCGGAGCGGGTCGCCGAGCTGGAGCGGCCGTACGAGCGGTTCGCCGAGCACGCGGAGCGGCTCATCGAGGGCTACAGCGTGGAGCAGATCAGGCTGCTGGTCCGGCATTTCGGCCGGATGCAGGCGATGTACCTCGCCGAGTTGAACCGCCTCCGCGGCGACGGCACCCCGGGCTGA
- a CDS encoding serine/threonine protein kinase: MNTVLVAVPQEGAAAGKHHLGPGQRLRFGRGGPGLDVELALPDRAVSRLAGEITATGDHWSLTNYSRHHTYVVENPEGGGEFLKVPPGRLGAPVPFEISRVVLPARDGAGTALFQVFAPMHTYLDQEPGRPAGGEPTVAAFPLDVTAKYFLVLVALCEPRLRDESPVDIPADAEVVARLRDLPDCDGLTADAVAFHIDYLTRRKLRLRAPSAGTAEPEARAGSRREHLVRAALRFNLVQESHLGLLPPRRRAR; encoded by the coding sequence GTGAACACCGTGCTCGTTGCCGTGCCACAGGAGGGGGCCGCGGCAGGTAAGCACCATCTCGGGCCCGGGCAGCGACTCCGGTTCGGCCGGGGTGGGCCGGGCCTCGACGTGGAGCTGGCCCTGCCCGACCGGGCCGTCTCCCGGCTGGCCGGTGAGATCACCGCCACCGGTGACCACTGGAGTCTGACCAACTACAGCCGGCACCACACCTACGTGGTCGAGAACCCCGAGGGTGGCGGCGAGTTCCTCAAGGTCCCACCCGGGCGGCTCGGCGCACCGGTGCCGTTCGAGATCTCACGTGTCGTGCTGCCCGCCCGCGACGGCGCCGGGACGGCGTTGTTCCAGGTCTTCGCACCCATGCACACCTATCTGGACCAGGAGCCCGGCCGGCCGGCGGGCGGCGAGCCGACCGTGGCGGCGTTCCCGCTGGACGTCACGGCGAAGTACTTCCTCGTCCTGGTCGCGCTCTGCGAGCCGCGGCTGCGCGACGAGTCCCCGGTCGACATCCCGGCCGACGCCGAGGTGGTCGCCCGGCTGCGCGACCTGCCCGACTGCGACGGGCTCACCGCCGACGCGGTGGCTTTCCACATCGACTACCTGACCCGCCGCAAACTGCGGCTGCGCGCGCCCTCCGCCGGGACGGCCGAACCGGAGGCCAGGGCCGGTTCCCGCCGGGAACACCTGGTGCGGGCGGCCCTGCGGTTCAACCTCGTCCAGGAGAGTCACCTGGGGCTGCTGCCACCGCGGCGGCGGGCCCGGTGA
- a CDS encoding protein kinase domain-containing protein, with translation MTATGGWAVDVPTGYRVGRWTVTAPIASGSWGSVYAATGAGDAAEMALKFLPTGTLTPRQIAHLADVAARERRGHEQLSHPHLVRAREILTVDDPEHPALDGALVIVMERAEASLRDRLQQAAGGPVPDAERLLEEICDALAYLHGRDWVHGDLKPANVLLMADGSIRLADFGLAGEFDGTHAYLPPMASPDYVPPERWTESLGEHGIAVRPSADVWAFGITAHLLLTGAFPFPGGTSQARLAAAAEYAAGGSSLALSPALPQPWRELIQDCLAPTHAARAQHGSAELLERIRRLRSGRAPSGRRRRRIALAAAAAVAVVTAAVAGVAVAGPFDDRAPSGPTVYRADLLRADAGIPVAYRELIVDAGTACAEPGITPALIAAMLKAESNFDPNLSDPAKDEYGIARWTPSVLRFYLPEGQRDEVPAPPFPPEVSIPAMGRYLCFLAPRLSKVPGDPGLLLAAAYRTSATRVVEEGGPPPKTRDHVARVGAFRQSFTPGP, from the coding sequence GTGACCGCGACCGGAGGCTGGGCCGTCGACGTCCCGACCGGATACCGGGTCGGCCGGTGGACCGTCACCGCCCCGATCGCCAGCGGCAGCTGGGGTTCGGTGTACGCGGCGACCGGTGCCGGCGACGCGGCCGAGATGGCGCTGAAGTTCCTGCCCACCGGCACGCTCACCCCTCGCCAGATCGCCCACCTGGCCGATGTCGCGGCCCGCGAGCGACGCGGCCACGAGCAGTTGTCGCACCCGCACCTCGTCCGGGCCCGGGAGATCCTGACCGTGGACGACCCGGAGCACCCGGCGCTGGACGGGGCACTGGTCATCGTCATGGAACGTGCAGAGGCCTCCCTGCGCGATCGCCTGCAACAGGCGGCGGGCGGGCCGGTGCCGGACGCCGAGCGGCTGCTGGAGGAGATCTGCGACGCGCTGGCCTACCTGCACGGGCGCGACTGGGTGCATGGTGACCTCAAACCGGCCAACGTGCTGCTGATGGCCGACGGCTCGATTCGGCTCGCCGACTTCGGCCTGGCCGGCGAGTTCGACGGCACCCACGCGTACCTGCCGCCGATGGCGTCGCCGGACTATGTGCCGCCCGAGCGCTGGACCGAGTCGCTCGGCGAGCACGGCATCGCGGTCCGGCCGAGCGCCGACGTCTGGGCCTTCGGCATCACCGCGCATCTGCTGCTCACCGGGGCCTTCCCGTTCCCGGGCGGGACGTCGCAGGCCCGGCTCGCGGCGGCGGCCGAGTACGCCGCCGGCGGATCCTCGTTGGCGCTGTCACCCGCGTTGCCGCAGCCGTGGCGCGAGCTGATCCAGGACTGCCTGGCGCCCACGCACGCCGCCCGGGCCCAGCACGGATCGGCCGAGCTGCTGGAACGGATCCGAAGACTGCGCTCGGGCAGAGCCCCCTCCGGCCGGCGACGGCGCCGGATCGCCCTGGCTGCTGCGGCGGCCGTGGCTGTCGTGACCGCCGCGGTGGCCGGGGTCGCGGTCGCCGGGCCATTCGACGACCGGGCGCCCTCCGGACCCACGGTGTACCGGGCCGATCTGTTGCGCGCCGACGCCGGCATCCCGGTGGCGTACCGCGAGCTGATCGTGGACGCCGGCACCGCCTGCGCCGAGCCCGGCATCACCCCGGCGCTGATCGCGGCCATGCTGAAGGCCGAGAGCAACTTCGATCCGAACCTGAGCGATCCGGCGAAGGACGAGTACGGCATCGCCCGCTGGACCCCGTCCGTCCTGCGGTTCTACCTGCCCGAGGGACAGCGCGACGAGGTGCCGGCGCCGCCGTTCCCGCCGGAGGTGTCGATCCCGGCGATGGGCCGCTACCTGTGCTTCCTGGCGCCGCGGCTGAGCAAGGTTCCCGGTGACCCGGGACTGCTGCTCGCCGCGGCCTACCGGACGTCGGCGACACGGGTGGTCGAGGAGGGCGGCCCACCGCCGAAGACGCGTGATCACGTGGCCCGGGTCGGCGCCTTCCGGCAGAGCTTCACCCCGGGCCCCTGA
- a CDS encoding iron-containing alcohol dehydrogenase: protein MTTTALGVLRLPRTVLFGPGQRHAIADAVAGLGRTALICTDARLAATAELAEIRKEIEAAGVRVEVFADTRPELPVDGVLDCVRGLTGHGVDVVVGIGGGSCLDMAKAVSLLLTHGGKPQDYYGENVVPGPILPVVAVPTTAGTGSEATPVAVFADPDRDMKVGISSPHLIPHTAVCDPELTHSCPPGLTAHSGADALSHLVESFTAVTRTPDPHLAYERVFIGKSALTDHVALNGLELMGRSLLKAYHDPTDVGARHDVMLAAFAGGVSLGTAGTAAAHALQYPLGAATHTPHGLGVGTLLPYVMRFNLPVRVREFAQVARALGVEDAGRDEAALARAGVEAVDALIDGLGLPRTIAELGLPESRLDWLAQQGMGAARLVQNNPRPLDLPAMSALARAAFTGDRGFPASI, encoded by the coding sequence ATGACCACCACCGCGCTGGGTGTCCTGCGCCTGCCGCGTACCGTGCTGTTCGGACCGGGTCAGCGGCACGCCATCGCCGACGCCGTGGCGGGCCTCGGGCGTACGGCGCTGATCTGCACCGACGCCCGCCTGGCCGCCACCGCCGAACTCGCCGAGATCCGCAAGGAGATCGAGGCGGCCGGCGTACGGGTGGAGGTGTTCGCCGACACCCGACCGGAACTCCCGGTCGACGGTGTCCTCGACTGCGTGCGCGGGCTCACCGGGCACGGTGTCGACGTCGTCGTGGGCATCGGAGGCGGCAGCTGCCTCGACATGGCCAAGGCGGTGTCTCTGCTGCTCACCCACGGCGGCAAACCGCAGGACTACTACGGCGAGAACGTCGTACCCGGGCCTATCCTGCCAGTGGTCGCGGTGCCGACCACGGCGGGAACCGGGTCGGAGGCGACGCCGGTGGCGGTCTTCGCCGACCCGGACCGGGACATGAAGGTGGGCATCTCCAGCCCGCACCTGATCCCGCACACGGCGGTCTGCGATCCGGAGTTGACCCACTCCTGCCCGCCCGGGCTGACCGCACACTCCGGCGCCGACGCGCTGTCCCACCTGGTCGAGTCGTTCACGGCGGTGACCCGTACGCCCGACCCGCACCTCGCCTACGAGCGGGTGTTCATCGGCAAGTCGGCGCTGACCGATCATGTCGCTCTCAACGGCCTGGAACTGATGGGCCGCAGCCTGCTCAAGGCCTACCACGACCCGACCGACGTGGGCGCCCGGCACGACGTGATGCTGGCCGCCTTCGCCGGCGGTGTCTCCCTCGGCACGGCCGGGACCGCCGCCGCGCACGCCCTGCAGTACCCGCTCGGCGCGGCGACCCACACCCCGCACGGCCTGGGGGTCGGCACCCTGCTGCCGTACGTCATGCGCTTCAACCTGCCGGTGCGCGTGCGTGAGTTCGCGCAGGTGGCCCGCGCCCTCGGCGTCGAGGACGCCGGCCGTGACGAGGCCGCCCTGGCGCGCGCCGGTGTGGAAGCCGTCGACGCGCTGATCGACGGGCTGGGCCTGCCCCGCACGATCGCCGAGCTGGGCCTGCCGGAGTCCCGCCTGGACTGGCTCGCCCAGCAGGGCATGGGCGCCGCCCGGCTGGTGCAGAACAATCCGCGGCCGCTGGACCTGCCGGCGATGAGCGCCCTGGCCCGGGCCGCCTTCACCGGCGACCGCGGTTTCCCCGCATCAATCTGA
- the pdxA gene encoding 4-hydroxythreonine-4-phosphate dehydrogenase PdxA — translation MTSSPTPRPVLAVTLGDVAGIGPEITAKTLLQHPDLRERLVPVVIGDADAMRAGAERAGLDPGAVRVITDPRAATNDPDTIELIQTGESLASVPVGELSAAAGDGAYRFVVEACRLARDGLVDGIVTAPLNKAAMHAGGHTWPGHTELLAHEFGVRNFSLVLSAGDLYFFHLTAHMSLQQAVENCTPERSDDVFNLAGAFVRALGKPDEAIAVAGLNPHAGENGIFGHQDAEVLAPAVARARERGINAHGPIPADALIPAAVRGKWNTVIACYHDQGHAPFKAVYGDDGVNITIGLPVVRVSVDHGTAFDIAGKGIAREASLVLACERAARLAPGWDDVWQAASRSVTTTV, via the coding sequence ATGACCTCGTCCCCCACCCCCCGCCCGGTGCTGGCCGTCACCCTCGGCGACGTCGCCGGCATCGGCCCGGAGATCACCGCCAAGACCCTGCTGCAGCACCCCGACCTGCGCGAACGCCTCGTCCCCGTGGTGATCGGCGACGCCGACGCGATGCGCGCCGGCGCCGAACGCGCCGGGCTCGACCCCGGCGCCGTCCGCGTGATCACCGACCCGCGGGCGGCCACCAACGACCCGGACACCATCGAACTGATCCAGACCGGCGAGTCCCTGGCCTCGGTCCCGGTCGGTGAGCTCAGCGCGGCCGCCGGCGACGGCGCCTACCGCTTCGTCGTCGAAGCGTGCCGGCTCGCCCGCGACGGCCTGGTCGACGGCATCGTCACCGCTCCGCTGAACAAGGCCGCCATGCACGCCGGCGGGCACACCTGGCCCGGGCACACCGAACTGCTCGCCCACGAGTTCGGGGTCCGCAACTTCAGCCTGGTGCTCTCCGCCGGCGACCTGTACTTCTTCCACCTCACCGCACACATGTCACTGCAGCAGGCGGTGGAGAACTGCACCCCGGAACGCTCCGACGACGTGTTCAACCTGGCCGGCGCGTTCGTGCGCGCCCTCGGCAAACCCGACGAGGCGATCGCGGTGGCCGGGCTCAACCCGCACGCCGGCGAGAACGGCATCTTCGGCCACCAGGACGCCGAGGTGCTCGCCCCGGCCGTGGCCCGCGCCCGCGAGCGGGGCATCAACGCACACGGCCCGATCCCGGCCGACGCGCTGATTCCGGCCGCTGTGCGAGGCAAGTGGAACACCGTCATCGCCTGCTACCACGACCAGGGGCACGCGCCGTTCAAGGCGGTCTACGGCGACGACGGCGTCAACATCACCATCGGGCTGCCGGTGGTGCGGGTGTCGGTCGACCACGGCACCGCCTTCGACATCGCCGGAAAGGGCATCGCCCGCGAGGCCAGCCTGGTGCTCGCCTGCGAACGCGCGGCCCGGCTCGCGCCCGGCTGGGACGACGTCTGGCAGGCCGCCTCCCGCAGCGTCACCACCACCGTCTGA
- a CDS encoding four-carbon acid sugar kinase family protein: MTPRMLGLVADDLTGATDAAVPFAAAGWSAHLLRSSTAAPSPAGDRPCLLAVATGVRAAADDRATAVTAAAVGELLARGCDRLYLKVDSTMRGSVAAQIRGALGAWAQAYPGAVVVVCPAFPEQGRTVVGGRVLVRGIPLEHTAAAQDPVTPVTTSLLSDLVAGLPASEAGSDADLARGLVALDADLLRGLSAPEADLLRGLSAPEADLLRGLSAPDAGSDADLDEIAATLDRHGPGAVAAGSAGLASALARRWPAAKPAPDRQRPSTCILVGVSSLHPVALSALARLRDARPTVDVITTPAARADAATTAAGFGEQVAHQLKQARYDTVVLVGGDGAAAALDHVDAGAITVHRALAPGVPLGTICGGAAHGVRVVTTSGGFGSADSLVDIVDRLGTTGGNTR, from the coding sequence GTGACACCCCGGATGCTCGGCCTGGTCGCCGACGACCTGACCGGCGCCACCGACGCCGCCGTGCCGTTCGCCGCAGCCGGCTGGTCGGCGCACCTGCTGCGCAGCAGCACCGCCGCGCCCTCGCCGGCCGGCGACCGGCCGTGCCTGCTCGCGGTGGCCACCGGAGTGCGGGCGGCCGCCGACGATCGAGCCACCGCCGTGACCGCGGCAGCCGTCGGTGAACTGCTGGCCCGCGGCTGCGACCGGCTCTACCTCAAAGTCGACTCCACGATGCGCGGCTCGGTGGCCGCTCAGATACGCGGGGCGCTCGGCGCGTGGGCTCAGGCGTACCCCGGCGCGGTTGTTGTTGTCTGCCCGGCCTTTCCCGAGCAGGGCCGCACCGTCGTGGGTGGCCGGGTGCTGGTCCGCGGTATCCCCCTGGAACACACGGCCGCCGCGCAGGACCCGGTCACCCCGGTCACCACCAGCCTGCTCAGCGACCTCGTCGCCGGCCTGCCAGCCTCCGAAGCCGGCAGCGACGCCGACCTCGCCCGGGGCCTGGTCGCACTCGACGCCGACCTCCTCAGAGGCCTGTCCGCACCCGAGGCCGACCTCCTCCGAGGCCTGTCCGCACCCGAGGCCGACCTCCTCCGAGGCCTGTCCGCGCCCGACGCCGGCAGCGACGCCGACCTTGACGAGATCGCCGCGACGCTGGACCGGCACGGTCCCGGGGCGGTGGCCGCCGGATCCGCCGGGCTGGCGAGCGCCCTGGCCCGGCGATGGCCGGCCGCGAAGCCGGCACCGGACCGGCAGCGGCCGAGCACCTGCATCCTCGTCGGCGTCAGCTCCCTGCACCCGGTAGCCCTGAGCGCGCTCGCCCGGCTGCGCGACGCCCGGCCGACGGTCGACGTGATCACCACCCCGGCCGCCCGCGCCGACGCGGCCACCACCGCGGCCGGGTTCGGCGAGCAGGTGGCCCACCAGCTGAAACAGGCCCGGTACGACACCGTGGTGCTGGTCGGCGGCGACGGAGCCGCCGCGGCACTCGACCACGTTGACGCCGGTGCCATCACCGTCCACCGGGCCTTGGCACCCGGCGTCCCGCTCGGCACGATCTGCGGCGGCGCGGCCCACGGCGTCCGCGTCGTCACCACATCCGGCGGCTTCGGCAGCGCCGACTCCCTGGTCGACATCGTCGACCGACTCGGTACCACAGGAGGAAACACCCGATGA
- a CDS encoding SDR family NAD(P)-dependent oxidoreductase: MAGTALVTGVSSGIGHAIAARLLTCGRHVVGVSRRKPDLPELGFHWIEADLTDPGAVEQVAAQAGHVDAVVHAAGVQHSAPLGELDPGHGALMWRLHVEVPTQLINTIIGTLPDRARIVLIGSRTAAGVAGKSQYAATKAALTGLARSWAIELAPRGITVNVVAPGPTETAMLSDPNRAATPPRVPALGRFVQPDEVAGLVAFLLGDDGGSITGQHLVICGGASL, encoded by the coding sequence ATGGCCGGCACCGCACTGGTCACCGGCGTCAGCTCCGGCATCGGGCACGCGATCGCCGCCCGGCTGCTCACCTGCGGCCGGCACGTCGTCGGCGTCAGCCGGCGCAAACCCGACCTGCCCGAGCTGGGCTTCCACTGGATCGAGGCGGACCTGACCGATCCCGGCGCGGTCGAGCAGGTCGCCGCGCAGGCCGGGCACGTGGACGCCGTCGTGCACGCGGCCGGCGTGCAGCACAGCGCCCCGCTGGGCGAACTCGACCCCGGGCACGGCGCGCTGATGTGGCGCCTGCACGTCGAGGTGCCCACCCAATTGATCAACACCATCATCGGTACGCTGCCCGACCGCGCCCGGATCGTGCTGATCGGCAGCCGCACCGCCGCCGGAGTGGCCGGCAAGAGCCAGTACGCCGCCACCAAAGCCGCCCTGACCGGCCTGGCCCGCTCCTGGGCGATCGAACTGGCGCCGCGCGGCATCACCGTCAACGTGGTCGCCCCCGGCCCCACCGAGACGGCGATGCTCAGCGACCCGAACCGGGCGGCCACCCCACCGAGGGTGCCGGCGCTCGGCCGGTTCGTGCAGCCGGACGAGGTGGCCGGGCTGGTCGCCTTCCTGCTCGGCGACGACGGCGGCTCGATCACCGGGCAGCACCTGGTGATCTGCGGCGGGGCGTCGCTGTGA
- a CDS encoding sialidase family protein produces the protein MTSSFDGVLRPDPADPRRTDAWLAAPTVQSHASFLATLPDGDLGLVWFGGTQEGVGDISIWFSRLAPGADKWSTPEQLSDDPRRSEQNPILFPTPAGELWLLYTAQRAGNQDTAEVRRRVSADSGRTWGPAHTLFPADERSGVFVRQPIVVTDSGRWLLGIFRCVTVPGERWAGDADTSSVLISDDQGATWREVPVPDSVGCVHMNIADLGGGRLFALFRSRWADHIYASRSDDGGETWSVPQPTELPNNNSSIQQCVLADGRLALVYNHSSRLDATSRRVSLYDEIDDEGLVEGGAGETSSECGAAFWGAPRAPMTLAFSSDQGATWQRAGNLDEGDGYCLTNNSRDGLNRELSYPAVHQSPDGTLHVSYTYHRQTIKYVRLPADWTRG, from the coding sequence ATGACCTCCTCATTCGACGGTGTGCTGCGCCCCGATCCGGCCGACCCGCGGCGCACCGACGCCTGGCTGGCCGCGCCGACCGTGCAGAGCCACGCCTCGTTCCTGGCCACCCTGCCCGACGGCGACCTCGGCCTGGTCTGGTTCGGCGGCACCCAGGAGGGCGTCGGCGACATCAGCATCTGGTTCTCCCGGCTCGCGCCCGGCGCCGACAAGTGGTCCACCCCGGAGCAGCTCAGCGACGACCCACGGCGATCCGAGCAGAACCCGATCCTGTTCCCCACCCCGGCCGGCGAGCTGTGGCTGCTCTACACCGCGCAGCGGGCCGGCAACCAGGACACCGCCGAGGTACGCCGGCGAGTCTCGGCCGACTCGGGCCGCACCTGGGGACCGGCGCACACGCTGTTCCCGGCCGACGAACGCAGCGGCGTCTTCGTGCGCCAGCCGATCGTGGTGACCGACTCCGGCCGCTGGCTGCTCGGCATCTTCCGCTGCGTCACCGTCCCCGGCGAACGCTGGGCCGGCGACGCCGACACCAGCTCGGTGCTGATCTCCGACGACCAGGGCGCGACCTGGCGGGAGGTGCCGGTGCCGGACAGCGTCGGCTGCGTGCACATGAACATCGCCGACCTCGGCGGCGGGCGGTTGTTCGCGCTGTTCCGCAGCCGCTGGGCCGACCACATCTACGCCTCCCGCTCGGACGACGGTGGCGAGACCTGGTCGGTGCCGCAGCCCACCGAGCTGCCGAACAACAACTCGTCGATCCAGCAGTGCGTCCTCGCCGACGGGCGTCTCGCGCTGGTCTACAACCACTCCAGCCGGCTCGACGCCACGTCACGCCGTGTCTCGCTGTATGACGAGATCGACGACGAAGGGCTGGTCGAGGGCGGCGCCGGCGAGACCTCTTCGGAGTGCGGCGCGGCTTTCTGGGGCGCTCCGCGCGCACCGATGACCCTCGCCTTCTCCAGCGACCAGGGCGCCACCTGGCAGCGCGCCGGAAACCTCGACGAGGGCGACGGCTACTGCCTGACCAACAACTCCCGCGACGGGCTCAACCGCGAGCTGTCCTACCCGGCCGTGCACCAGAGCCCCGACGGCACGCTGCACGTCAGCTACACCTACCACCGGCAGACCATCAAATACGTACGCCTGCCGGCCGACTGGACGCGAGGCTGA
- a CDS encoding HpcH/HpaI aldolase family protein, translated as MNAAAFAAKVRARETVVGYWVTLDAPPATERIARLGYDYVALDAQHGLFGYSGMLAGLTAIDAAATAVGLVRVAANDATPIGQALDAGAAGIIVPLVSTGADAARAVAATRYPPVGIRSYGPMRSMLRIGPAPAEANEAVTLLAMIETPEGLANVEEIAATPGIDGLYIGPSDLTIAVGGAGPADPAVADAFEDALVRIRRACEAAGIAAGLHTRTGEEAAKRLSEGFTLVTVASDLTHLEIAANAHLTAVRGER; from the coding sequence ATGAACGCCGCAGCATTCGCCGCCAAGGTCCGGGCCCGCGAGACCGTCGTCGGCTACTGGGTCACCCTGGACGCACCGCCGGCCACCGAACGCATCGCCCGGCTCGGCTACGACTACGTGGCGCTCGACGCCCAGCACGGCCTGTTCGGCTATTCCGGCATGCTGGCCGGGCTGACCGCCATCGACGCGGCCGCCACCGCGGTCGGCCTGGTCCGGGTCGCGGCCAACGACGCCACCCCGATCGGGCAGGCCCTGGACGCCGGCGCGGCCGGCATCATCGTGCCGCTGGTCAGCACCGGCGCCGACGCCGCCCGCGCGGTCGCCGCCACCCGTTATCCGCCGGTAGGCATCCGCTCCTACGGCCCGATGCGCTCGATGCTGCGGATCGGCCCGGCCCCGGCCGAGGCGAATGAGGCGGTCACCCTGCTCGCCATGATCGAGACCCCGGAAGGGCTGGCGAACGTCGAGGAGATCGCCGCCACGCCGGGCATCGACGGGCTCTACATCGGCCCGTCGGACCTGACCATCGCCGTCGGCGGCGCCGGACCGGCCGACCCCGCGGTGGCCGACGCGTTCGAGGACGCGCTGGTCCGCATCCGCCGCGCCTGCGAGGCCGCCGGGATCGCCGCGGGCCTGCACACCCGCACCGGCGAGGAGGCCGCCAAGCGGCTGTCCGAAGGCTTCACGCTGGTCACGGTGGCCAGCGACCTCACCCACCTGGAGATCGCCGCGAACGCGCATCTCACCGCGGTGCGGGGCGAACGATGA
- a CDS encoding ABC transporter ATP-binding protein, producing the protein MSAVLSVENLVVEYPTASGVHRAVDDVSFEIERGSTLAVVGESGCGKSTIARSLVRLIRPTSGAITLDGVDISAMPEKRLRALRSKIQMVFQDPYGSLDPHMTAQRIVAEPLKLRGVRPAERNAEAARLLDLVGLPSSALERRPAEFSGGQRQRIGIARALASRPDVLVCDEATSALDVSVQAQVLKLLADLQEATGVTYLFISHNLGVVREISQNVLVMRHGKVVEYGPTDTVLARPAEPYTRALRAAALDPSTIHGRKPRHVLAVTVPSPEMERQP; encoded by the coding sequence GTGAGCGCGGTACTGAGCGTCGAGAACCTCGTGGTGGAGTATCCGACCGCTTCCGGCGTGCACCGGGCCGTCGACGATGTCAGTTTCGAGATCGAGCGCGGCAGCACCCTGGCCGTGGTCGGCGAGTCGGGCTGCGGCAAGTCGACGATCGCCCGGTCCCTGGTCCGGCTGATCCGCCCGACCTCGGGGGCGATCACGCTGGACGGCGTCGACATCTCGGCCATGCCGGAGAAGCGGTTGCGGGCCCTGCGGTCGAAGATCCAGATGGTGTTCCAGGATCCGTACGGCTCCCTCGATCCGCACATGACCGCCCAGCGCATCGTCGCCGAACCGTTGAAGCTGCGCGGCGTACGCCCGGCCGAACGCAACGCCGAGGCCGCCCGCCTGCTCGACCTGGTCGGCCTGCCCAGCAGCGCCCTGGAACGCCGGCCGGCCGAGTTCTCCGGCGGCCAGCGCCAGCGCATCGGCATCGCCCGCGCCCTGGCCAGCCGGCCCGACGTGCTGGTCTGCGACGAGGCCACCAGCGCGCTCGACGTGTCGGTCCAGGCGCAGGTGCTCAAACTGCTCGCCGACCTGCAGGAAGCCACCGGCGTCACCTACCTGTTCATCTCGCACAACCTCGGCGTGGTCCGCGAGATCAGCCAGAACGTGCTGGTCATGCGGCACGGCAAGGTCGTCGAGTACGGGCCCACCGACACCGTGCTGGCCCGGCCCGCCGAGCCGTACACCCGCGCGCTGCGCGCCGCCGCGCTCGACCCCTCCACCATTCACGGCCGCAAGCCGCGCCACGTCCTCGCGGTCACCGTCCCCTCGCCCGAAATGGAGCGCCAGCCATGA
- a CDS encoding ABC transporter ATP-binding protein, translating to MLSGHVSFAGTDVITDPASIARVRGRSVSLIPQDPMTALSPVLTIGSQLIEAVRTRSRELSRTQARERAVELLDQVHIRTPEQQLAKYPHQLSGGMLQRVLIAIALAGQPRLLVADEPTSALDVTVQAGVLDLLLELQARTRIAVLMITHDLGVARVVSDRIHVMKAGCFVESGDVEDVVDRPKTDYTKALLAAIPQLGGWDGESAAGNRRETVS from the coding sequence GTGCTGTCCGGTCACGTGAGCTTCGCCGGCACCGACGTGATCACCGACCCGGCCTCGATCGCCCGGGTCCGCGGCCGGTCGGTGTCGCTGATCCCGCAGGACCCGATGACCGCGCTGAGCCCGGTCCTGACCATCGGCAGCCAGCTGATCGAGGCGGTCCGCACCCGCAGCCGCGAGCTGAGCCGGACCCAGGCCCGCGAACGCGCGGTCGAGCTACTTGATCAGGTCCATATCCGTACGCCCGAACAGCAGCTCGCCAAATACCCGCATCAACTGTCCGGCGGGATGCTGCAGCGGGTGCTGATCGCGATCGCGCTGGCCGGGCAGCCCCGCCTGCTGGTCGCCGACGAACCGACCAGCGCGCTCGACGTCACCGTCCAGGCCGGAGTGCTCGACCTGCTGCTGGAGCTTCAGGCGCGTACCCGGATCGCGGTTTTGATGATCACCCACGACCTGGGCGTGGCCCGCGTGGTCTCCGACCGCATCCATGTGATGAAGGCCGGGTGCTTCGTGGAGAGCGGCGACGTCGAGGACGTCGTGGACCGGCCGAAGACCGACTACACCAAGGCGCTGCTCGCCGCGATCCCCCAGCTCGGTGGCTGGGACGGCGAGTCGGCGGCCGGCAATCGCAGGGAGACGGTGTCGTGA
- a CDS encoding ATP-binding cassette domain-containing protein, which produces MSTPLLDVRDLQIELMTDAGVIRAVDGVSFHVDEGETVTIIGESGCGKSTTAMGILRCCHRIWPCCPVT; this is translated from the coding sequence GTGAGTACGCCGCTGCTCGACGTCCGCGACCTGCAGATCGAACTGATGACCGACGCCGGTGTCATCCGGGCCGTCGACGGGGTCAGCTTCCACGTCGACGAAGGTGAGACCGTCACCATCATCGGCGAGTCCGGGTGTGGCAAGTCGACCACCGCCATGGGCATCCTGCGCTGCTGCCACCGGATCTGGCCGTGCTGTCCGGTCACGTGA